One Drosophila santomea strain STO CAGO 1482 chromosome X, Prin_Dsan_1.1, whole genome shotgun sequence DNA segment encodes these proteins:
- the LOC120456209 gene encoding uncharacterized protein LOC120456209: MFPIYAVTVGLSVLSLLPQDASGTCYLSTVAPAPFHLISFGSKQLLSDTPQTFELETDQTIDLFCASGFIIDLKTVNYNVPSTKTLTETKLTMNCSPYQYITHDGESYRTPLVQCRKEVLSLFESETSLPNCTDMTLVLGYKFNDKSSIKNAALCYDIVATQLKYIAYTTIFKEHRIVAETQLGQLNDVGLNIQVNYERNLFRNISQPELNAYLAKEKQLFSEDTFQVGSLVQDVTVSRQLAGYENLMTTVWLEVLRSGNWKHWTTAMHDAIGMHFDIRLGVSGVLELPTVAGQSCNASRSLRIALDDGRYVTIPAHIWAHVHAVEETGTGLDEFVIIGHNSPFYRSGSSDLCPSMCNQVSWLRNSVFASLHEFPALGMVQCCRLEDVAHKLDNFPGSFGPRTTEGTGTTEPTAPKMDYPFFGVLGTVE, encoded by the exons ATGTTTCCGATTTACGCCGTGACCGTGGGCCTTTCAGTTCTTTCCCTCCTGCCCCAGGATGCCAGTGGAACGTGTTACCTTTCAACCGTTGCTCCGGCTCCGTTCCATCTTATCAGCTTTGGCTCGAAGCAATTATTGTCCGATACCCCGCAAACATTTGAACTGGAAACGGACCAGACCATTGACCTTTTCTGCGCGAGTGGATTTATTATAGACTTAAAAAC AGTTAATTACAACGTGCCGAGTACGAAAACACTTACCGAGACTAAACTGACAATGAACTGCAGCCCTTATCAGTATATTACCCACGATGGTGAAAGTTATAGAACTCCGTTGGTTCAGTGTCGGAAGGAAGTGTTATCGTTGTTTGAGAGCGAAACAAGTTTGCCAAATTGCACGGACATGACCCTTGTGTTGGGTTATAAATTCAATGACAAGAGTTCAATCAAAAATGCGGCATTGTGCTATGATATCGTCGCCACTCAATTGAAATATATTGCTTATACGACAATTTTCAAAGAACATCGGATCGTCGCAGAG ACCCAATTGGGACAACTTAACGATGTCGGATTAAATATCCAAGTGAACTATGAAAGGAATCTATTTAGGAATATCAG CCAGCCGGAACTTAATGCGTACTTGGCAAAGGAGAAGCAGTTGTTCTCGGAAGACACTTTCCAGGTAGGCAGTTTGGTCCAGGATGTGACTGTTAGTAGGCAGTTGGCCGGCTACGAGAACTTGATGACCACCGTTTGGTTGGAGGTGCTGCGTTCCGGCAACTGGAAACACTGGACGACGGCAATGCATGATGCCATCGGTATGCACTTCGACATTCGTTTGGGTGTCTCCGGAGTTCTGGAGCTGCCGACGGTCGCCGGACAATCATGCAACGCAAGCCGATCGTTGCGGATTGCATTGGACGATGGCAGATACGTGACCATTCCCGCCCACATTTGGGCCCATGTGCACGCTGTGGAGGAGACCGGTACCGGACTGGATGAGTTCGTCATCATTGGACACAACTCGCCCTTT TACCGCAGTGGCTCAAGCGACCTATGCCCCTCGATGTGCAACCAGGTGTCCTGGCTGCGGAACAGCGTCTTCGCCAGCCTCCACGAGTTCCCCGCCTTAGGAATGGTGCAGTGCTGCCGGTTGGAGGATGTGGCCCACAAGCTGGACAATTTCCCCGGTTCCTTTGGACCGAGGACAACCGAAGGTACCGGGACAACAGAACCCACGGCACCAAAAATGGATTACCCCTTCTTCGGGGTTCTCGGAACGGTGGAGTAG
- the LOC120456198 gene encoding DM7 family protein GE17491, with the protein MQQMQAVHRDERQVVKLKKTSYLPHLFNLVLPKMFYPNRIVVERLYLEVHKHDKEAAEYFEGFQTPCFEMPASLFPGEAPLDKFVFMPTVMLPMGFEAGGVFGPGVLPRRSYPIDLMASGHKGQTPPLFVGLRSLNVQLPSGIESFLDTVVDYPAGQEGEQSKVLMHSNNCSLSLAYNLPAPPTPPSPYPFRPVPVQYNIYTPDLSNVHMLMLQQRNPTVALLSTVNHPHVPAVAFATMGDEECPKFELPSGVFPICEGVNRPIFLPKRFLPKGFEAGCVFKPASLPKLWFGKNIGGFNRPQPQHNSAITPPLFVGKISLVVSAHQLAKELQLQGEQKDQSLAEEGSLKVVEPNRGFIPVTQGFLVMETEQQTPPRGAYRLESYQKASEKGCVVMATKDEGIEATDTLLPKLESKPEDKKKYLSCFKVDSDIDLMAEAMADMGTVEMSLLAKEETLPGVDGPGALDQLRQVLEGRSQIRSHTDQLIQDHIYRMDRNRRLALRQPFGPCLGCGTLERK; encoded by the coding sequence ATGCAGCAAATGCAGGCGGTGCATCGCGATGAAAGGCAGGTGGTGAAGCTGAAGAAGACCTCGTACTTGCCCCATCTGTTCAACCTGGTCTTGCCGAAGATGTTCTACCCCAACCGCATTGTGGTGGAACGGCTCTATCTCGAAGTCCATAAGCACGACAAGGAGGCAGCCGAATACTTCGAGGGCTTCCAGACGCCCTGCTTCGAGATGCCCGCTTCCCTGTTCCCGGGTGAGGCACCGCTGGACAAGTTCGTCTTCATGCCCACGGTGATGTTGCCCATGGGCTTCGAAGCCGGCGGAGTTTTTGGCCCTGGTGTCCTTCCACGGCGTTCCTATCCCATCGACCTGATGGCCTCGGGTCACAAGGGTCAAACCCCTCCGCTGTTCGTCGGTCTGCGCAGCCTGAACGTCCAGCTGCCATCGGGGATCGAGAGTTTCCTGGACACCGTGGTCGATTACCCGGCCGGCCAGGAAGGCGAACAGTCCAAGGTACTGATGCATAGCAATAATTGCTCCTTGTCGTTAGCATACAACTTGCCGGCTCCACCGACTCCACCGTCGCCCTATCCATTTCGTCCTGTCCCGGTGCAGTACAACATTTACACCCCGGATCTGTCCAATGTCCACATGCTCATGCTGCAGCAGCGCAACCCGACGGTGGCCCTGCTGTCCACCGTGAACCATCCGCATGTTCCCGCCGTGGCATTCGCCACCATGGGCGATGAGGAGTGCCCCAAGTTCGAGCTGCCCAGCGGTGTCTTCCCCATCTGTGAGGGCGTCAATCGCCCCATCTTTCTGCCCAAGCGTTTCTTGCCCAAGGGATTCGAAGCCGGCTGCGTCTTCAAGCCGGCCAGTCTGCCGAAGTTGTGGTTCGGGAAGAACATTGGCGGTTTCAACCGACCACAGCCGCAGCACAACAGTGCCATCACACCACCGCTGTTCGTGGGCAAGATCTCCCTCGTCGTGAGTGCTCATCAATTGGCCAAGGAACTTCAACTGCAGGGCGAGCAGAAAGATCAGTCCCTGGCAGAGGAGGGATCACTTAAGGTGGTGGAGCCCAATAGGGGCTTCATTCCCGTTACCCAGGGCTTCCTGGTAATGGAAACGGAGCAGCAGACACCTCCGCGGGGTGCTTACCGCTTGGAGAGCTACCAGAAGGCCAGCGAGAAGGGATGCGTTGTGATGGCCACCAAGGATGAGGGCATCGAAGCCACTGACACTCTTCTACCGAAGCTGGAATCGAAACCGGAGGACAAGAAGAAGTACCTCTCGTGCTTCAAAGTTGACAGCGACATTGATCTGATGGCCGAGGCCATGGCCGACATGGGCACCGTCGAGATGAGTCTGTTGGCCAAGGAGGAGACACTGCCCGGTGTCGATGGTCCAGGCGCCTTGGATCAGCTGCGCCAGGTGCTCGAGGGTCGCAGCCAGATCCGCAGCCACACCGACCAGCTGATCCAGGATCACATCTACAGAATGGATCGCAATCGCAGGCTGGCCCTCCGCCAGCCATTTGGGCCTTGCCTCGGATGCGGCACGCTCGAAAGAAAGTAA